TGGATGAGAGGTTTATAAAGCTCTTAGCCTGGCAGCGGATTCAGCAGCTCTTCGATTCAAAGTCCTCTTCCGTTCCGAGTAATTCTCCCCTGTCTGTGTCACTTCCTCATAAAAAACACAGCGAAGGTATTGATCTCTGATCTCTGTTTTGCACAGTTCGTGAGTAAACATGTTTATAATTGAACATCTCTGTGCAGCAAAAAACAGGGAGGTGCAGGCGAGAGCTTCACTTTGTGCTGTCTCTGGAAAGGGAGCAGCTGTTCGTATGTGCTATAGGAGTCTGTACATTGGGACGGGTGAGAATTATCCTGTGACAAACATCAGGAGAACATATTTCAACCCTGCAGTATTTTAAATGTGCCTTTTTTTGTCTCCACAGGTGCTGATATGGACGTGTGCCTTACAAACTATGGTCATTGTAACTACGTTTCAGGGAAACATGCCTGTATTTTTTATGATGAGGTATGATCAGTTAAATGTTTAAGATTGGTCTGGACAGAAAGAGGGGTGTTTGTTTACTTCTGAGTGATGGAATTTattcatacttttttttttagaatacAAAGCAGTATGAATTGCTGAACTATAGCGAACATGGGACGATGGTCGACAATGTATTATATTCCTGTGACTTCTCTGAGAAGACAAGCCAGAACCCATCCAGCAACCTGCTCACCAAAGTACAGAACATCATTCGTAAGTTTATAAATTTTGTTCATTAATTGGAAACTTTTGGATACTAAACCGCAGTATTTGTTCATCACAATAGCATACTATCGTGTTACTTTTGAAGCAGAAGCAGTACAGTGTACGTtatgcagttttttttaaacccagCGTACATTGTATTCGTAGGTCGTGCATGtgcctacaggagaatgtagtatgtagcccaggacaGGGCTCTACACTATTTTTTTGCACTGGTGCGCCTAACTTTTTTTTCTTGGGTGCACCAGCACAAAAGTTAGGTGCACCCAAATTTTTGACTGCATCGCAttaatagttcacccaaaaatgaaaattctgtcataatttgtTGCACTTTCGAGCCCtggcccaggagatgcattgcattttgtcgcaatgcttCTGAATACACATACAAGTctaataaactatactttgcaaggcaaCCCTTTGTGTAAAcataaaaacagactatactctaGGCTTTAGTGTCTCGTGTTGGAACTGTGCTAGGATGACCTAATGCCTTTGGCAAAATGTGCAGTATACAGAGGACAGCTTGTGGAGCGttgtatcccacaatgcaatgcgtTTAACATGACCTTCTATGCAAAATTCATGTATCTGTCATTTTGGGATGAATAGTGGTGTATGATAAATGTCAATGTTTTTCAGAGATAATTAAAGTGATATAAACTCATTCAATGTAATGAGATCATGTGACACGGTTTTGTGTTAAATGTTCTGCATGCAATTTCAAAGTGTATGCTATACATATTACAAATTTCCTTTCATACTATACGGTCATTAATTAAGTGTACTTGCAGGTCGCTGCAGGAAGAAGGAGCAGGATGTGTCCGGGATGGACGTGACCTCTGTGACGGTGGGTGGAGTTATGAGCTGCCAGTCCCAGGATGCTCCCATTACTCCCTGTAACTGTAAGAACAGTGGATCTAGTCTGATTGGAGGCAGCGGTGCAGGATGGGAGGGTACTGCACTCCTCCATCACGGGAGCCACGTCAAACTGGGATGCTTGCAGTTTATCTTCAGCATCACAGAGTTTGCCAACAAGCCGCCCAAAGCAGAGATCAACACCTGCAGCCTCACTCCCGCACCTAGCCAACAGGGGGAGCAACTGAGCAAAGCTGCTACTCCACTTCAACACAACCTTGTAGCTTAAATCCTAAAGCACCTACCTGCCTCTGCAGCAACCTGTACATGATCGGTTCCCTTATTATTTAATTGTTTATACACTTGCATgagattacatttttatatatgtgtaaatataaatatatatatataatttctaAAACTCTTAGCAGGTTGCACGTaggttttgtgtttatttcaaTAACGTGCATTTTTAAAGGGAGACTATCATTATCATCGTCTATGCTTGTGTAAAGAAAACATCTTATATTTTCTGCCAGtaacaatattttttatattatcatgcaatttgttttttttatcatgaATTGAAGCTTTTATTTATGTACTCTAAATGGAGTATAGTCACATCTGAGGTTCCTTTAGCTCAGCTCATGTAAAGTCACTCATGTAAATATGTATCTATTGATGTGAATAACCAGAGATCCACGTGACTTAAGTGCAACGTGTTTGTATTATTTCTGTAGTGCGCCATTGAGTTCATGTCCAGATTTGTATGTGCTGTTTCATGTGCTCTGTAAATACAGTTTTCACCAGATTCACATGTAAAGGATGTAaatacaaaacagattttaaataaCATGCTTAAGAAATCCACTAGCATGGAGTCACGTTCATTCAAATTTAGTTGTAGCTCAGATTAGTAATGCTCTTTTTAGTAAAGTATTACTTTTGCTAATACTCAAGTTAGGTGGGGTTTTATTGAAATGTCCAGTATAACACGTCATTGCATTTTGTCCAGTGACTGCGTGAAAAATCCCTTTAGATTTGCCCTGATGATGGGACCAGGGCCATGAATATTACGTAATCTCGGGGCGGGCTCTTTCAACCACTGCATTTTTATCACTACAGCAGTTGGACGAGTTTTGTAATCTTGACTGAAATAGGGCGGGTTTGGTTTTGCTCCAGATAACTTTCGTGTTTCAGTGGGgttttcttaaataaatataacttaTACCGCTACGAAAATTTGAATACGATGCTCgcggttttatttatttgcggAGGACTCGTCGCTATTTACCTGCTGCTGTGCGTCACGGTTTTGAAAATACCCAAATGTAAAAGCACAGCCAAACTGCACGGGAAAACTGTCATTGTGACGGGTAGGAGTTCAATTCTTGCACTTGTTTATTCTTTTCAAATAAGCTAACCCTCctctgttatttatttatttatttaaatatttgcaaACAACTTTAGTTCGTTTCCTATCTCGTAAACAGGCGTGTTGCGCATGCGCCCCTGAAAATCATGCATtccgataaaaaaaaaatcttaggaGACGCATATTGTGTTTTAGGAGCAAACACTGGTATTGGTAAAGTTACAGCTCTGGACCTGGCGAGGAGAGGAGCTCGGGTGATTTTAGCCTGCAGAAACGAAAGCAAAGGCCTGGCTGCGGCCACAGACATCAAAAGGGTGAGACCAAAGAATATGTTAACAGTTTTATTACTATGGAAAAGTGATCGAGGTGACTGTCTGAGGCCACACCAAAGCCCTCTATGGCcgttctcaatccgaaggctgcagcctgcgaaggtcgcatatgcaggctgcatacgtcatcaagcctggtttatttaagttacctgagcattacattcgcaagtcataagcatataacaacaatttatgattaactaagaaaaatagtcaactttataatcgtTAATTTTCTAAAATAAGAGCGTTTGATGACCTATAAAACCTGGAAAGGCGACCTCTGGAGGATGAAGCCTTCGGATTGGGCTGCACCACACGCTTGCGAAgaaagtcccgccttccagtaaAGAGCCAATCGTAACAGACTTGACGTTTCTTTGTGGGAGGGGCTCAGTCAGTACCAGTACAGAGCACCTCCCACAAAGAAACGTCAAGTTTCGCTGAATTACGTGTTTTAGCgcaatttaagtttaataaagTACATGTATGGtacagttgatgtcaggttGAATAGGTCGACTGTAGCCAGTAACTTCCCCCATTCAAGTTAGTAGATAGGACTTGGTCTTGTATGAAAAAGCTGCAAAGGAGTTctggctagaggggatacagctacggccaaatctcgaaatgttgggtttagggttaggttgaGGGTAAGATTACGAtgaaaaacagcggttctggctataTAGTATACAGCTACGATCTAAATCCAGTGTTGGGTTTAGGATAAAAACAGCGCTCATCCTGTGAGATTTCAAGAGATTTGTCGTAACTGTATCCCTCTAGCCAAAATACGATTTTGCTACTGTTTGTCACGTGTTGCCAGCAAGATAAACTTGctaattttctttctttttattaaacagTATGTATTGCTTTTAAACTATCTTTAATAAATCTATTCGTATTTTCAATTTTGGTACCTGATGTACAAATTGAAACCAACcaattatttttgcaaattctAGATAGTACTTAAAGATGCATTGTGCATgtaaaataactgttgcatgcTGTATCGATTAATATGTTTGATTTGATGTGCACGTAGGAAACTGGAAACAATGATGTGTTTTATATGCACTTGGATCTGGCAAGCCTGCAGTCTGTGAGATCATTCGCTGATAACTTTCTCAAGAAAGAATCCAGATTGGATATCCTCATCAACAATGCTGGTAGCTGAGAAATATTCCTTTTTGGCataatacaaatactattatTTCTGCAATATTTTTAAAGCTGTGATGTTATTCACTTTCTGTTTGTAGGTCTTTTAGCAGGTGGCAAAACTGAAGATGGCTTTGGAATGATCTTCGGTGTCAACCACCTCGGTCACTTCCTTTTAACTTTGCTCCTGTTGGATCGGCTGAAAGAGTCCGGTCCCAGCAGAGTTGTCACTGTCGCTTCACTGGCTCATTTGTGGGGGAATGTTGACTTTAACTGCATCAACACTCATAAAGATTTGGGGTTGGGAAATTCATCTATGGTCTTGTTGAAGCTGTACGGTCACAGCAAACTTTGCAATATGCTCTTCACTCACGAGCTGGCCAAGAGACTGAAAGGCACTAACGTTACCTGCTACAGTCTTCATCCAGGTCAGTGGTCTAAAGTAACAACATGATGAAGTAGACTTGAAATATATGTTTATGAGGTTGTGATTTGGTTTTTTTAGGAGCCATCAAAACTGACATCAACAATAACTGCAGCTTATTTTGGAGGCTGATCATGATCCCAGCTATGTTTCTTTTCTATACCGATGTGCAATCTGGAGCTCAGACATCTCTTTATTGTGCACTTCAGGAGGGTCTGGAGCCTCTGAGCGGATGCTACTTTTCCCAGTGTGATGTGGGAAAGGTTCCTGCTAAAGCCAGGGATGATGCCGTAGCTAAAAAACTTTGGGAAGTCAGCGAGAGCCTCTGCGGTTTAGCATAAATATGTACCACTATAGTGAATTGCATTTGCACAAATTCAGGGGCACCAATGTACATCTTCAATAAAACATTAGGCTTCATTCATAAATAATTGTGCATTAATTGTGTGCTAAAACTAAAGTTCTCATACAAATGTTCTTCCTGTTTCACAACAGGTATTCTCATAAAATGAGTACATCTCCATATAAGGGCTTTCCAAACAACCTCCCAATACAGCTATTTGTTATTCTTTGTAAACCCGTCTTTAAAGACGCAATCTCACCTGAGAACACACAAAGGAACACCTACAAAAAAACCAAGTGGTTTCTTTTCAAAACCACTTATACAAACAAAAGTCCCTTTATCAACTTGaagtaattaaatttttgtgcaGAACATATTGGTGCTATATTAATCTTAGCAAGCTACATAGCAATCTTTTTGTTTCTCAAATACTTTTGTAGCATTACTAAGTGAATTTCTCGAAATACATTTATGAACAAAATCATTTTGGCTAGAcaattgttgttgtttgtgtctAGTTTAAATTGGGTTCAGGTACTATCtatgtaagtcgctttggataaaagttcCACGAGTGCAACATTGTTTATAATGACTGttggttaagaaatgtttatatagatagatagatcgatATATAAATAGATTTGGTTAGTAAGTTTCCCAATACAACAAGTGGTTGTTGTCATACCAGTGTCAAGTAGGTGAGGTCTTTACTGTGATGAATGGCACCTCTCCCTCTCTAAATATGATTTCATCTGGACATCGTGCACTATTTCTTGTTTACTATCAAAGAGTGCCAACAATTCATTTCAGCCGAATTACTAATGTGAGACTGAAAATAGTTTGGAAGTGAGTAATTATGGTGTTATCAGAtatgtatgtgcatgcaaaataaacaaagtaaaaccagggttcccacaacttagttaacttcaaattcaaaaaccttttaaggactttccaggtccaataccctcaaattcaattACTAAATGTGGAGACACATTTCAAGtcagagcaa
This window of the Paramisgurnus dabryanus chromosome 10, PD_genome_1.1, whole genome shotgun sequence genome carries:
- the dhrs13a.1 gene encoding dehydrogenase/reductase SDR family member 13, with protein sequence MLAVLFICGGLVAIYLLLCVTVLKIPKCKSTAKLHGKTVIVTGANTGIGKVTALDLARRGARVILACRNESKGLAAATDIKRETGNNDVFYMHLDLASLQSVRSFADNFLKKESRLDILINNAGLLAGGKTEDGFGMIFGVNHLGHFLLTLLLLDRLKESGPSRVVTVASLAHLWGNVDFNCINTHKDLGLGNSSMVLLKLYGHSKLCNMLFTHELAKRLKGTNVTCYSLHPGAIKTDINNNCSLFWRLIMIPAMFLFYTDVQSGAQTSLYCALQEGLEPLSGCYFSQCDVGKVPAKARDDAVAKKLWEVSESLCGLA